The Sandaracinus amylolyticus genomic interval TCGGTGACGCGCAGGCTGTTCTCGCGCCCGCCGCGCTGTGCCGGCAGGCTGCGCACGAACGCCTCGCCCATCGCGATCACCGCTTCGCGCGCCGCGGGATCGCCGGTGAGCAGGTAGTCGTCGAGCATGCCCTGCCCGGTCATGCGCCGCATGACGCCCCAGTCGAGCTTCTGCGACGGCGTCCAGCCGTCGGCCTGACAGACCTGCACCGCCATCGCGCGCCCCGCGATCCACTCGAGCTCGTTGTCGCGGTACCACGTGCTCTCGAGGCGCGCGCGTCGATAGCGCGCCGCGTCCGCGCCACGCACGAAGCGCTGCCAGAGCGCGTGCGGTCCGTCGTAGTACGTGCGGTGCGCGTTCGTGCCCGCGCAGCTCACGCCGTAGGTCTCGTAGGCGGGCGACATCGAGCCGAGGCACGACTCGAGCTCGTCGTCGAACGACTCGAAGCGATCGTTCGCGGCGATCGTCAGGTGCGGGCCGCTCACGCGCGATCGCGCGTAGTGCTCGGGGTCGAGCGTCGCGGCGACGGGCCCGTCGGGCGCGGGCGCGATCGCGGCGGGCGCGGTGCGGGTGCGCGGCGCGCCGTGCTCGATCGTCCAGCGCTCTTCGGCGTTCGCGGCGAGCGTCGCGCGGAACGCGACCAGCACGCTGCGGATCGATCCGTCGAGCGGCCAGCGCGCGAGCTCCGCGACGTGGATCTCGCGCTCGGTCCCGCTCGCATCGAGCACACGCACGTGCGACGCGTCGCGCAGCACGCCGGGCGCGAACGGCACGCCCAGCGAGACCACTGCGTCCGACGCGGCACCGCGATCCGCGCGCAGCGTGAGCGCGATCTCGCCGGCGGTCGCCACCGGGCCGCCGTCGATCGGCGACGTGCTCGCGTCGTGCTCGCTCGGTCGCGCGCCGTCGATCGACGAGATGCCTCCGTCGCGCGGCGTGCTCGCGTCGCCGTCGATCGCGGCGTCGCCGGTGCATCCGCTCGCGAGCGCGATCAGCACCAGCGCCCAGCGCGCCCTGCCCTTCCCTCGTGTGCCCATCGGGCCGCGCGTCGTGCACTCGGCGTACCGCGCGCGCGCTGCGTGGATCGGCGCGCGATCGCGGCAGGACGCAGCCCTCATGGCGGTTGGAACCGACACACCGCGCCCCCGCGGGATGGTCAAGCAGGCTTGACGGTCTTCGGGATCGCCGTCTTCGCGGCGCGGTACTGATCGGGCCAGCGCACGCCGTCGTGGCCCTGGGTCGCCGCCGCGTGCAGCGTCCAGTACGGGTCGTAGAGGTGCGGCCTCGCGAGCGCGCAGAGATCGGCGCGCCCTGCGAGCAGGATCGAGTTCACCTGATCGAAGTCCTGGATGTTGCCCACCGCGATCGTCGGGATCCCGAGCTCGTTGCGGATGCGATCGCTGAACGGCGTCTGGTACGCGCGACCGTAGACCGGCTTCGCGAGCGTCGACGTCTGTCCGGTGCTCACGTCGATGACGTCGCAGCCGCGCTGCTTCAGCGCGCGAGAGAGCGCGACCGCGTCGTCGCCGTCGAACGCGCCGGGCACCCAGTCGGTCGCGGACACGCGCACCGACATCGGCTTGTCGCTGGGCCACGCGGCGCGCACGGCGTCGAACACCTCGAGCGGGAAGCGCATGCGGTTCTCGAGCGAGCCGCCGTACGCGTCGGTGCGCTGGTTCGAGAGCGGCGAGAGGAACGACGAGAGCAGGTAGCCGTGCGCCATGTGGAGCTCGAGCAGATCGAAGCCCGCGGCGTCTGCGTTCTTCGCGCCGCGCACGTGCGCGTCGATCACCGCGTCCATGTCGGCGCGCGTCATCGGGCGCGGCGTCTGGCTCTTCGTCTCGTCGTAGGGGAGCGGCGAGGGCGCGATGAGCTCCCAGTTGCCGTCGTCGAGCGGCTCGTCCTCGCCGAGCCAGAGCAGCTTCGTCGAGCCCTTTCGTCCGGCGTGCGCGAGCTGCAGGCCGATCTTCGCGTCGCTGAAGCGATGCACGAAGTCGACGACGCGCTTCCATCGCGCGACGTGCTCGTCGCTCCAGATGCCGGTGCATCCGGGCGTGATGCGGCCCTCGGGCGACACGTCGGTCATCTCGGTCATCACGAGCCCCGCGCCGCCGATCGCGCGCGAGCCGAGGTGCACGAGGTGCCAGTCGTCGGGGAGCCCGTCCTCCGCGCTGTACTGGCACATCGGCGAGACCACGATGCGATTCGGCAGCGTCAGGCCGCGCAGCGTGAACGGCGTGAACATCGGCGGCGGCGTCTTCGCGTCGACGTCGATGCCGGCGCGCCGCGCGAACCAACGATCGGCCTCGGCGACCCACGCGGGATCGCGCATCGCGAGGTTCGAGTGCGTGATGCGTCGCGAGCGCGTGAGCAGCGAGAACGCGAGCTGCATCGGCTCGAGCGCCGCGTGATGGCGCTTCGCCTGCTCGAACCACTCGAGGCTCTGCTGCGCCGCGGTCTGGATGCGACCGACGATCGGACGCTGCTCGTCCTCGTAGCTCGAGAGCGCCGTCGCGAGATCGCCGGGATGCGCCGCGATCGCGCGCGCGAGGACGATCGCGTCCTCCAGCGCCATCTTCGTGCCCGAGCCGATCGAGAAGTGCGCGGTGTGCGCGGCGTCGCCGAGGATCGCGACGTTCTCGTGCACCCAGCGCTCGTTCTTGATCGTCGTGAACTGGATCCACTGCGAGCGATTCGGGAGCAGCGGATGCCCGCCGAGGTCGTCGGCGAACACGCGCTCGCAGTACGCGATCGTCTGCTCCTCGCTCGCGCCCTCGAGCCCGGCGCGCCGCCAGCTCTCCTCGTCGGTCTCGACGATCACCGTCGAGTGCGCCGCCTCCGAGCCGCAGCCGTCGAACTGGTACGCGTGGATCTGGAAGAGCCCGTGCTCGTTCTCGCGGAAGCTGAACGTGAACGCCGGGAACCGCTGCGTGCTCCCGAGCCAGACGTAGCGCGCTCTGCGCACGTCGAACGTCGGACGGAACGCGTCCTCGAAGCGTGTGCGCACGATCGAGCGGAGCCCGTCGGCGCCGACGAGCAGATCGCAGTCGCGACGGAGCGCGTCCACGTCGCTCACCTCG includes:
- a CDS encoding bifunctional salicylyl-CoA 5-hydroxylase/oxidoreductase, with the protein product MRVRILGGGPAGLYLSILLKKHDASHDVQVIERNAPDDTFGWGVVFSDETLSNIEEAEPETFASFARDFARWDALDIRVKGETIRSHGHGFVGIARKRLLMRLQERARALGVELSFKTEVSDVDALRRDCDLLVGADGLRSIVRTRFEDAFRPTFDVRRARYVWLGSTQRFPAFTFSFRENEHGLFQIHAYQFDGCGSEAAHSTVIVETDEESWRRAGLEGASEEQTIAYCERVFADDLGGHPLLPNRSQWIQFTTIKNERWVHENVAILGDAAHTAHFSIGSGTKMALEDAIVLARAIAAHPGDLATALSSYEDEQRPIVGRIQTAAQQSLEWFEQAKRHHAALEPMQLAFSLLTRSRRITHSNLAMRDPAWVAEADRWFARRAGIDVDAKTPPPMFTPFTLRGLTLPNRIVVSPMCQYSAEDGLPDDWHLVHLGSRAIGGAGLVMTEMTDVSPEGRITPGCTGIWSDEHVARWKRVVDFVHRFSDAKIGLQLAHAGRKGSTKLLWLGEDEPLDDGNWELIAPSPLPYDETKSQTPRPMTRADMDAVIDAHVRGAKNADAAGFDLLELHMAHGYLLSSFLSPLSNQRTDAYGGSLENRMRFPLEVFDAVRAAWPSDKPMSVRVSATDWVPGAFDGDDAVALSRALKQRGCDVIDVSTGQTSTLAKPVYGRAYQTPFSDRIRNELGIPTIAVGNIQDFDQVNSILLAGRADLCALARPHLYDPYWTLHAAATQGHDGVRWPDQYRAAKTAIPKTVKPA